accggcctataacagtgatgtcagtggtttacagggtggttatgcagattataaaggacagactgcaggcatgggtagacaacgagggggtacttggagagctacaaaatgggttccggaagcaaaggaggctagaagacaatctgttctcactaacacagtgcattgaaatagctgaaaaggaacacagacccctatggctggcttttttggacataaagggagcctatgacagtgtacttcaagagggcttgtggggcattctggaaactttaggagtgcaagatggagtaaccaatttcttaagaGATATCTATAAAgctaaccgggtgattatacaatgggaaaagcaggttccggagcctgtaatgattcggcgggggcttaaGCAGGggtgtccattgtcacctctgatgtttatgctgtacgtacaaggtttagaggccaaaatacagcaatgcggactcggcttcaacctatcatttttcaaacaaggaaaattgattgaacagtcattaccaggactgacgtacgcggatgatattgtacTAATGGCTtacaatgcagaagatctgcaggaattaatggacatatgtggtacagaaggagacagattaggcttgaagtttagcaaagaaaaatcagcagtcatgatttttaatgataacatttgcggcgagcataagatacaggaggccacgctggagatagtcgataaatacaagtaccttggggtgtggataaataaggGCATTGAgcatctgacagagtacgaaaaatatctaacgactaaaggtaacagaagtgcagcgattatgaagagtagggcactgtggaactacaataggtacgaggtagtacgagggatatggaagggggtaatggtttcaggcctgacttttgccaatgcagttctattTATTAGAGCAGAGACCCgtcaacagttggaaattaggcagcgtggtgtgggtaggctcgctctgggagcacatggcaaaacaccaaatcttggagtgcagggggatctgggatggtcttctttcgagggcagagaggctagtagcaaggtagcatttgaggagcgattgagaaaaatgggggaaattcggtgggctaggaaggttttaagttacttatacacgaggaatgttgacacgaggtggaggaagcgaactagaaaattgacaagcaaataattgggcagtagcggggggacaagtaaggaatcatctgtcaaggaaaaggttaaggagacagagaggggtatgtggagtacagaggtgcaaaccaaatcggcattggagacatacaggacgtttaacaagaaatagccaaagaaaatatttacgataactctaagggaagctcattgttgtttgaagccaggacaggtgtactgcggacgAAAACGTACCGatccagatgatgatgatgatgtgtggtgttttgtggcgcaggggccaggtttggccaaagagcgccatgacaagtggtaatgttgaagATGCGCCGGGCCTACGTCGCAAGAAACTACAGCCATGGACTTCCAAGATATCTCGGAAGATCGCCATGACGACCCTGCCATTATGGAACAGGACCTTTCGCAAGGGACGCCATCGGAATGTCCTTATTCCAATTGGTCTTTACACCTCaagcgaagaacgaagaagaagctcgcCAGAGGCGAGCAAGTGTGTGTGGCAGGCAGGGTGATCTCTCCGCTATCGCCCTCCTCCGCCAccgcgttatcatcatcatcctacgcagctgcaggcgctggggcatcaaagaagccTTCTTTTAAGAAGAGACGACGGCTGCCCCCACTGCCACGTAGCGACTTCAAAATCATCATTCGACCCAAGAAAGGCCTTCAGGTGAAGAGTTTCAGCAACCACCAAATATCGAAAGCCATCTCGGCCGCCTGCGGAGGGAAAGTTGACGATTCACATTTCATCGTGCGCTTGAGACCCGGTTCCAACATAATTATTGTTAGCACCCCCGATCAGGAGGTCGCTGATATGGCACGCAAGATCACGCGGATTGGGCTGGGCGGCAACCTTCACGAAGTCAACTCTTACGTTGCGGCACCGGACGGAGTGGCCCGGGGCGTCATTCATGGAATCGACCCGGATACCCCGCCCGAGGAGCTTATGACTCACCTAAGGGTGAGGACCCAAGGCGTTGAAATCGTGCAGGCCCGCATGCTAGGCAAGACCAAGACGGCCGTGATCACGTTCAGCTCTGACGTAGTTCCACGATACGTCTACTACTACGGAGGGGAGACCGAGTGCCACCcctacaagcccacaaaacaaatctgctacGTGTGCCAGCGCATGGGACACCGATCGGACGTTTGTCCTACCCCGAACGTCAAGATCTGTCTCGCCTGCGGGACGCACGACCCGACGGACGGCCACGAGTGCTcgctcaagtgcgccgtctgcggTGAAGCTCacgccacggggtctcgcgagtgcaagcaaaagctaaaacACAACACTACCACCAAAAAGCATCCTCCGCCCGGAAAAAGGAAGACGACGACATTGATGGAAGAAGGCCAAGACGAAGCCGCCtgcggtggttcagctcggaatcctcggcgagccgctcaaggtcccgggcccagtccaggtcaaggtcccggtcccggtcccgatctcgatcccggtcccagtccgagtccaggtccaggtcccgacTCCGCTCGGAGTGGCCAAAGCCAGGAGAGCAGCGAGGGCAGCGCCTgccttctacctcgacatccacgtcGAAGCCGAAGCACCAATCGGGCAAGAAGAaccaagccaacaacaacaaggtgagccggaatcagtctagtacctcctgcgctcaaaataccagtgaaaatagtaaatgctccccagaatgtacgcgcatcagggaagaaaataaaaaactgaaggctcaggttaacgacctaaaccaacgcatgcaacgcttagaagcgttgctaagcaaaacaagcaacaacacacaggcagggcAGCAAAGCGGCACTAAAGGCCACCAgcccgccatctccattcctgccccctcaagaaccaccacgccctctTCGCTAcccggtgcggcctcggcagcggcaggccagtcaagtgtagtcaccctcgaaggCATTTATGCTACAATACAACAGATGCTTTACCAGATGGGtgaattaaacaataaagtcaaggagaacacactaagccatgaagaccttgaaagacgaatacgcaaggttgagtttggctcgcgcaagcgggtcgacgacgagagcagcaacccacgcatcaaggcgtacaggcgcataaacaacacgggtgacgtcagggacgccgaaAACTGTGACGGCGGTGccatgaacgtcagcaatggctaataccacacgcagcgcgcccgaacacctcgtgatctggcagtggaattgtcgctctttcaacaagaaggcaagttcactccaacttttcatccaaaatcacctatacccccccgacgtcatctgccttcaggaggtcgggaatCAGCCGATCAGGCTGCGGGGTTACTACGcaattaaacacgcgggatcaccgaaggtcgcggttttagttcacaaaacggtgacggccgtgggacaacattatcaacatcatgacattaatcacgtgctagtggaagtcctcccgcagaagaggggtagacgtagcaccttcatcctgaatttgtacagtccaccgagggctcagaaagacgacttccgcaacatcatttacgagaGTGTGAGAGCCGCTGGCGGCAACCAGCTGGTAGtggtgggagacatgaacgctaggcacacgacttggggctaccaacaagacacgcaaaaggggagatcgctcctcgatgcggttgaccaaatgggcctcgaattgataaccaatctcctccaaccaacccgagtaggcaatagtgtaagtcgagacacgtttccggacctgtcatttgtcaaaaacgtaagggaatactcatgggcgcacctgggcgaaacattgggcagcgatcactacatcctcagcatctcggtatccacgccgaaactcaagagaacaattggcgaaattaggcttacggactgggaggcattcaggcagtaccccccgcccgaaaacggtataacagacatagcggaatggatgcagcacctccgggacgcgcacatccaaaccactaaaaccatccagcgcacggttgagacgcccgaagtcgaccgccggctcttacgcctgtgggaagcccgtgagggcctcctcaaacggtggaagcgacagcggttaaaccggaagctacgtctacgaatcgagaaaataacagacgaagccagaaattacgcaaacgagctgacacatcaaaattgggtacagttttgcacctcgctcaagggtaccctgagtacggcgcagacgtgggccatcctacgttgcctgattgagcccgacaaggcgaaatcgacaaccagtcggacCCTTCTAGAAATCGcccacaagttccccggaaacgaccaggatctgattgacaccctaaTAACCAGATACCTTGGAAGCGAcgccatacaaccctgcctcctaaaatatgaaggagaaccaagaccagaactggacgctcccatcacggaggaagaggtgtatgccgcggcacgagcctcacagcgcaacactgctcccggagttgacaaaatcaccaatgctatgattagaaacctgagcccgatgcacatccaggacttgaccgaatacctaaacgaggaactctggagcaagggccacgtaccgaacgagtggaaacacgcggaaatcgtgaccattcccaaacccggcaagaagcccgcgatcgacgccctgcgtcccat
This Dermacentor albipictus isolate Rhodes 1998 colony chromosome 1, USDA_Dalb.pri_finalv2, whole genome shotgun sequence DNA region includes the following protein-coding sequences:
- the LOC139053944 gene encoding uncharacterized protein; the encoded protein is MDFQDISEDRHDDPAIMEQDLSQGTPSECPYSNWSLHLKRRTKKKLARGEQVCVAGRVISPLSPSSATALSSSSYAAAGAGASKKPSFKKRRRLPPLPRSDFKIIIRPKKGLQVKSFSNHQISKAISAACGGKVDDSHFIVRLRPGSNIIIVSTPDQEVADMARKITRIGLGGNLHEVNSYVAAPDGVARGVIHGIDPDTPPEELMTHLRVRTQGVEIVQARMLGKTKTAVITFSSDVVPRYVYYYGGETECHPYKPTKQICYVCQRMGHRSDVCPTPNVKICLACGTHDPTDGHECSLKCAVCGEAHATGSRECKQKLKHNTTTKKHPPPGKRKTTTLMEEGQDEAACGGSARNPRRAAQGPGPSPGQGPGPGPDLDPGPSPSPGPGPDSARSGQSQESSEGSACLLPRHPRRSRSTNRARRTKPTTTRTWRTVSLSPHLPQVGDSFPVSKKLCVPKVCPILRRQDSTSVRDHNGFFP